The sequence CATATTGtaacaaaaagaaatataaaaataaataaaaagaaaaaacatccatctaaaagaaaagaatttataaaagatGTTGTAAGAGAAATAACTGGATTTAGCCCATATGAAAAAAGATTAattgaattaataaaaattggtACATCAGCTTCAACTAAAAGAAGCTTAAAgtatgcaaaaaaaaaattaggaaCACATAAAAGAGGAAAAGCAAAGAGAGAAGAAATCCAAAAAATTGTTATGATACAAAGAAGAAAAGCTGCTGAGAAGCATTAAAAgtcattatttttgtttttatttttttttttttcataaatttattattttaatgttttttcATCTCATTATCTGTTATTTTATCtctcattttttctttttttttctttctttttttttttttttttttataatattcatatttttttattattctatttttatatgaattacttttttatatatttattcttatttttttttttatattattatttgaaatttACAATTTTATACACACACAAATTTTACTgcaattcttttttaatttcattatgcAAATGAGAATGAAACTTTTAAagagaatttttttaatataaaaaaaaaaaaaaaatatatatatatatattttataaaataatattaaataaattttgtaaaattttttttttttcataaagtATATAAATAGTTAATTTTCTGCTACTATGAAACAAAATTATCCatattatgaaataaaaaatacgtaaattaacaaaaaaaattgacATTCAATTTAAGAAATGTcgtaaaaatgaaaaataaactGTGGGAAAAAGGAGttgtaatatatttaaaaaaaaaaataaatatgtaaatttgtttttattatgtaatttttttttttttttttttgaactatcatttaattttatatatattatagaaaataatagaacttcccctttttttataaattatttatttttattcttatataaaaaaaaatagaaaaagaaaaataattcttgCAATAAATGTAGTTCTGTTTctatattacaaaaaatatttcatcactataatatttcatttatattttttttattttatttttttttttcctatttCAGAAATTTTCTTTTGGTGTTTTGggaataatttattttctttatttaaaaagatttGTTATCCAAGAATGGGGAATTTATCAAgcgaaaaaaaaagaaagagatATTAACACAAACAAAATTCAAATTACTGAAAGTGATAAAAATGTGAGAGAAATtttagaagaagaaaaaaaaaataaaaaatataaaaaggaatTCAACTATCATAAagacaaataaaaaaaaaattattgtagtttttttttttttttaattttaaactaAAAAGAATAGATATTAGTTTTTTAGAAAACATTAACACATAATCGTTGTTGATGGTGttgtatttatataagaaactaaattatttaaatgagaacattattcttttttttttaagctttaatatatttattaattgtattcattaaata comes from Plasmodium relictum strain SGS1 genome assembly, chromosome: 9 and encodes:
- the RPL36 gene encoding 60S ribosomal protein L36, putative → MGRKSSTKPSTGIAVGFNSGHIVTKRNIKINKKKKHPSKRKEFIKDVVREITGFSPYEKRLIELIKIGTSASTKRSLKYAKKKLGTHKRGKAKREEIQKIVMIQRRKAAEKH